From Microbacterium sp. LWH7-1.2:
TGCGTGGCCGTCCGATCGCGACGGTGGGATCCTCCACGCCTGGACTCGGCGGCAACTTCTGGGTGCAGGGGATCGACCTGTTCACTCACTTGCTGCTTCCCACGATCGCGATCATTCTCATCTCCTTCGCGAGCTACACCCGTTACTCGCGCGCGAGCCTCCTCGAGGTGATGAATCAGGACTACATCCGCACGGCCCGCGCCAAGGGCCTGACCCAGCGGACGGTCGTCGTGCGGCACGCCTTCCGCAACGCCCTCATACCGATCACGACGATCATCGCTTTTGACGTCGGTGCGATCATCGGCGGCGCCGTCGTGACCGAGACGGTCTTCGGTTGGGTCGGAATGGGCCGCCTGTTCGTGACCGGTCTGAGCGCCTCCGACCCCAATCCGGTGATGGCATTCTTCGTCGTCACAGGAACGCTCGCGGTGCTGTTCAACCTCATCGCGGACCTCGTCTATGCGGGTCTCGACCCGAGAATCAAGGTGGGTTGAGATGAACACCACGACAGTGACACCGTCGGAGTCGACCGAGGCCGAAGCCAAGGCTGAGATCTCGATCGAGCAGAAAGAGACGGAGGGCCTCAGCCAGGGCCAGATCGTCCGGCGCCGGTTCTTCCGGCACCGCGGCGCGCTTGTCGCGATGATCGTGCTCACGCTCATCGTGATCCTCGCCTTCACCTCGGTGGGCGTGAACCTCTGGGGCCTGCGCATCCAGGGCTGGTGGCCATACTCCTGGGATCAGATCGCGCCCAAGATCAACAACGGCGTCCCGACGCTGAGCCTGTGGCCGCTTCAGTTCGGCGAGCACCCGTTCGGACAGGACGAGGTCGGTCGCGACATTTTCGCGGTCGTGATGCGCGGGGCGCAGCAGTCGCTCATGGTGATGGTCATCGCGGGCGTGGTTGCCACGGTGATCGGCGTCGTGATGGGCGCGATTGCCGGCTACTACGGCAAGTTGACGGACTCCGTGCTGATGCGGTTCACCGACATCGTCATCACGATCCCGCTCATCGTGATCGGATCGGTGCTCGGGAACGCCTTCGGCAGCCTGGGTGCTGCGGTGCTGGGTGTCGTGATCGGCCTGTTCGCGTGGACGACTATGGCCCGCTTGGTGCGCGGTGAGTTTCTGACGCTCCGCGAGCGCGAGTTCGTCGACGCTGCGCGCGTATCGGGTGCTCGTGATCGCCGAATCATTTTCAAGCACATCCTCCCCAATGCGGTAGGCGTGATCGTGGTGAACGCCACGTTGCTCATGGCGGGCGCGATCCTGCTCGAGTCGGCGCTGAGTTACCTCGGCTTCGGCGTGCAGTCGCCCGACACGTCGCTCGGCAAGATCGTCTCCGACAACCAGGCGGCGTTCTCGACGCGCCCGTGGCTGTTCTGGTGGCCAGGCATCTTCATCATCGTGATCGCTCTCTGCGTCAATTTCATCGGCGACGGACTGCGCGACGCGTTCGACCCACGTCAGAAGAAGATGCCGAGCGAGCGCGCCATGGCCCGCGCGGGCCGCGCCTCGGGCCCCGTGCCGGTCGCGGTCGACACCACGCCGTCGACGGATGCCCCGTCGGTGACGGTCGCCGGGGCGGCCGTGTACGCGAGTGAAGACATCGTGAACTATCACGACACGCGCCCGGAGCGGCCCGGAGACCCGACCCAAGAGCCGCTCAACCCGGAGCGGTGACGTGAGGTCGTCAGGCCAGCAGGCCGATCGCGGTGGCCACGGCGAGCGCCGTGATCACCGCGATGGTGGCCCAGTGCCATTGCACCGTCGAGGCTTCGGGGTCGACACCGGCCGCGAAGGCATCCGAGTCGCGCAGGGTTTCCCAGCGTCCGCGTATCAGTTGCGCCAGGTTGCCGCTCGGGGTCGTGATCGCGTCAGCCGGGCGCAGCTCGCCCACTCCGCCGCGCGCCGACTGCCCGACCCCCTCGAAGTCGCCGGCGGCGAGTCCGAGGGTGCGGTGCCGCCCCGGCGCCGGGGCGGCCCACACCGCCACACGTCCCGCCGCCGTGTGAAGTGTGAGCGAGTAGCGGGTGTCGATGGCGACGATCGACGGCCAGGGCACGAAGTAGGTCCGCAGGACGTTCTGAACGGTGATGCCATGCTCGGCCACGGTGAGGCTCGGACGCCAAAACAGCGCCCAAGCCAGCACGGCGACGAGGACGATGGGCCACGCGTACACCAGTGCGGCACCGGGGTCCGACCAGAACAGTGCGGCGACGCCGAGTGCACATACGACGATGGTCACGACAGCGAGGGCACGGCCGAGTACCGGCCGGTACCGGACCTCCTGAAACGACATGATTTCAAGCTTCGCAGATGGGACACCAAGAATGACTGACACGACGCGCATCGGCGCCGAGAGCGCGGCGTCGCGCGGCGCGCTCCCCGAGACGATCCTCGAGGTCTCGAACCTCGGGGTCGAGTTCTGGGTCGAAGGCGAGTTCTACCCCGCCGCGATCGACATGAACTACCAGGTCCGCCGCGGCGAGGTCCTGGCGATCGTGGGCGAGTCCGGCTCTGGGAAGAGCACGAGCTCGATGTCGCTCCTCGGCCTCCTGCCGGAGAACTCACGCGTCACCGGTTCGATCAAGCTCCTCGGGCGCGAGTTGCGCGGGGTGGACGACGCGACTCTGCGCTCGCTGCGCGGCAACGAGATCGCGGTGATCTTCCAGGAGCCCATGACGGCGCTCAACCCGGTCTACACGATCGGCTTCCAGATCATGGAGTCCCTACGTTCGCATGATCGCGGTCTTGCGCCCAGCGAGGCGAAGGATAAGGCGATCGAGCTGCTGCGCATGGTCGAGATGCCCAACCCCGAGCAGTCCTTCCACAAGTACCCGCACCAGCTCTCGGGCGGCCAGCGCCAGCGCGCCATGATCGCACAGTCCATCTCGTGCGACCCGCTGCTCCTCATCGCCGACGAGCCGACCACAGCGCTCGACGTCACGGTGCAGGCCGAGGTCCTCGATCTGCTCCGCAACCTCCACAAGCGTCTGGATTCGGCGATCATCCTCATCACGCACGACATGGGAGTCGTGGCTGACCTGGCCGACCGCATCATGGTGATGAAGAACGGCGTCGTGGTGGAGTCCGGCACGGTGGCCAAGATCTTCCACGCGCCGGAGCATCCCTACACGCAGCAGCTGCTCGCGGCGGTTCCGCACCTCGGTCTCGGGGTCGTGGAGGATGCCGAGACCGTCGCTCCGGCGGCTGAGGTCGAGACCGAGACCTCGACGCTGGCCTCCGTCTCCTCCATCCGGGAGCGCGCGACCGAGGCCGCTGAGGAGACCGTCGAGACCCGCAAGGCCGTCCTGCAGTTCGAGGACGTCGCGATCGATTACCCCAAGCGTGGGCGCATCCCGGCGTTCCGCGCTGCGGAGCACATCGACCTCGCCATCTATCCCGGTGAGATCGTGGGCCTCGTGGGTGAGTCCGGGTCGGGCAAGACCACTGTCGGGCGCGCGGCGATCGG
This genomic window contains:
- a CDS encoding ABC transporter permease gives rise to the protein MNTTTVTPSESTEAEAKAEISIEQKETEGLSQGQIVRRRFFRHRGALVAMIVLTLIVILAFTSVGVNLWGLRIQGWWPYSWDQIAPKINNGVPTLSLWPLQFGEHPFGQDEVGRDIFAVVMRGAQQSLMVMVIAGVVATVIGVVMGAIAGYYGKLTDSVLMRFTDIVITIPLIVIGSVLGNAFGSLGAAVLGVVIGLFAWTTMARLVRGEFLTLREREFVDAARVSGARDRRIIFKHILPNAVGVIVVNATLLMAGAILLESALSYLGFGVQSPDTSLGKIVSDNQAAFSTRPWLFWWPGIFIIVIALCVNFIGDGLRDAFDPRQKKMPSERAMARAGRASGPVPVAVDTTPSTDAPSVTVAGAAVYASEDIVNYHDTRPERPGDPTQEPLNPER
- a CDS encoding PH domain-containing protein codes for the protein MSFQEVRYRPVLGRALAVVTIVVCALGVAALFWSDPGAALVYAWPIVLVAVLAWALFWRPSLTVAEHGITVQNVLRTYFVPWPSIVAIDTRYSLTLHTAAGRVAVWAAPAPGRHRTLGLAAGDFEGVGQSARGGVGELRPADAITTPSGNLAQLIRGRWETLRDSDAFAAGVDPEASTVQWHWATIAVITALAVATAIGLLA
- a CDS encoding ABC transporter ATP-binding protein, with product MTDTTRIGAESAASRGALPETILEVSNLGVEFWVEGEFYPAAIDMNYQVRRGEVLAIVGESGSGKSTSSMSLLGLLPENSRVTGSIKLLGRELRGVDDATLRSLRGNEIAVIFQEPMTALNPVYTIGFQIMESLRSHDRGLAPSEAKDKAIELLRMVEMPNPEQSFHKYPHQLSGGQRQRAMIAQSISCDPLLLIADEPTTALDVTVQAEVLDLLRNLHKRLDSAIILITHDMGVVADLADRIMVMKNGVVVESGTVAKIFHAPEHPYTQQLLAAVPHLGLGVVEDAETVAPAAEVETETSTLASVSSIRERATEAAEETVETRKAVLQFEDVAIDYPKRGRIPAFRAAEHIDLAIYPGEIVGLVGESGSGKTTVGRAAIGLLPIAEGKLTAVGTDISKATQKDLFAIRRRTGIVFQDPASSLNPRMPIGQSIGEPILLSGEAKGKALDKRVEDLLAQVELPKSYRNRFPHELSGGQRQRVGIARALALAPELLVADEPTSALDVSVQARFLDLLQELQQQLQFACLFISHDLAVVDILSHRIAVMHHGKLVETGTRDEILRGATDAYTQRLIAAVPVPNPEEQKLRREARAVLLKRTGTED